In Miscanthus floridulus cultivar M001 chromosome 5, ASM1932011v1, whole genome shotgun sequence, one genomic interval encodes:
- the LOC136451815 gene encoding LOW QUALITY PROTEIN: alcohol acyltransferase 9-like (The sequence of the model RefSeq protein was modified relative to this genomic sequence to represent the inferred CDS: deleted 1 base in 1 codon) — translation MEKEAAAEAELEIPGECQYDGDPVVVRPSQPTPRHTLHLSNLDDQRFLRFSIKYLYVFAAHAAVSADSLRAALGRVLVDYYPLAGRLRPSDDEEGKLVVDCNAEGALFAEGRLPGLTAADFLRGRGGARPHKSWRKLHYGVEAQSFVAVPPLVVQVTWLGCGGMVLCTAINHGLCDGIGTAQFLHAWARAVRGGGGGHGAPDAGADTDDPALPAPPPFHDRRALRPRCPPRVAFTHPEYNNSRGVSAVSNGNGNANEAPPSLLARLLGQPLAPVSLTFTAAHLLRLKRHCAPSLKCTSFEALAAHVWRAWVRALDPPGALRVKLLFSVNVRRRLKPELPRGYYGNGFVLGCAESTAAQLTSPSSSSAAARYGVRLVQDAKECVDDDYVRSMVDLLEERRGARPDLAASLVISPWTRLGLEDLDFGAGKAAHMGPLTSEIYCVFLPVMGDTQGVTVLLSVPQSAADKFQHCCLEFLKDTDVDAKLS, via the exons ATggagaaggaggcggcggcggaggcggagcttGAGATCCCCGGCGAGTGCCAGTACGACGGGGACCCCGTGGTGGTGCGGCCGAGCCAGCCGACGCCGCGCCACACCCTGCACCTCTCCAACCTCGACGACCAGCGGTTCCTCCGTTTCTCCATCAAGTACCTCTACGTCTTCGCGGCGCACGCCGCTGTGTCCGCCGACTCGCTGCGGGCGGCGCTGGGCCGGGTGCTCGTCGACTACTACCCGCTCGCGGGCCGGCTCCGGCCGAGCGACGACGAGGAGGGGAAGCTCGTCGTGGACTGCAATGCCGAGGGGGCGCTCTTCGCCGAGGGGCGCCTCCCGGGGCTCACCGCCGCCGACTTCctccgcggccgcggcggcgccaGGCCGCACAAGTCCTGGAGGAAGCTGCACTACGGGGTGGAGGCGCAGAGCTTCGTCGCCGTGCCACCTCTCGTCGTCCAG GTCACTTGGCTcggctgtggcggcatggtcctCTGCACCGCCATCAACCACGGCCTCTGCGACGGCATCGGCACCGCGCAGTTCCTCCACGCCTGGGCGCGCGCCgtgcgcggcggtggcggcggccacgGCGCACCGGACGCCGGCGCCGACACCGACGACCCTGCcctgccggcgccgccgccgttccACGACCGCCGCGCCCTGCGCCCGCGCTGCCCGCCGCGCGTCGCCTTCACGCACCCGGAGTACAACAACAGCCGCGGCGTCAGCGCCGTCTCAAACGGCAACGGCAACGCGAACGAGGCGCCGCCGAGCCTGCTGGCGCGCTTGCTGGGACAGCCGCTGGCGCCCGTGTCGCTGACCTTCACGGCGGCGCACCTCCTCCGGCTCAAGCGGCATTGCGCGCCGTCGCTCAAGTGCACCTCCTTCGAGGCGCTCGCCGCGCACGTGTGGCGCGCGTGGGTGCGCGCCCTGGACCCGCCGGGCGCGCTTCGCGTCAAACTGCTCTTCTCCGTGAACGTGCGGCGGCGCCTCAAGCCCGAGCTGCCCCGGGGCTACTACGGCAACGGCTTCGTGCTCGGGTGCGCCGAGTCCACGGCGGCGCAGCTCACCTCCCCGTCGTCCTCCTCGGCCGCCGCGCGCTACGGGGTGCGGCTGGTGCAGGACGCCAAGGAGTGCGTGGACGACGACTACGTGCGCTCCATGGTGGACCTCCTGGAGGAGCGGCGCGGCGCCCGCCCGGACCTGGCGGCGAGCCTGGTCATCTCGCCGTGGACGCGCCTGGGGCTGGAGGACCTCGACTTCGGCGCCGGGAAGGCCGCGCACATGGGC CCGCTCACCAGCGAGATCTACTGCGTCTTCCTCCCTGTAATGGGCGACACGCAAGGCGTCACCGTGCTCCTCTCCGTCCCGCAGTCCGCCGCCGACAAATTCCAGCACTGCTGCCTCGAATTCCTCAAGGACACTGACGTGGACGCAAAGCTCAGCTGA